One window of the Gemmatimonadaceae bacterium genome contains the following:
- a CDS encoding Fic family protein: MAGSPRKRTAPDKAGRRSTPAEDARKWWGRHARAHRYVVSSAEAPSAGVATVLRQEGLVMEVAGRRTWILVPQPPQDRRAVFLSNYWPVVENVLTRYNPSAVVGLEAVKLHLGDFTAPDILPVQQGANRSEYLLELEPGFSLRLRPRDITGVKAQELEAPGGARIRVLCAADLLATLDEPEVADGVEPVTAWLRHLVIRTPDLERATSEWPRPQVLRRLADVSAAIDNKPLARQLDAAARRISTRSAPPSRTGVGSRIIIPPAILAQPRASGSPWLDEQAMRLERQSADISKLLGSRIAALPSFRLQHLIANAVQSKAYDAYHSTTMEGYRISLDVVDAIVRGDPPQDGPQDETSLRAAMAVQGYSVAFDSVLVRAKNRSPVTGSLILDLYEDLFRPSVDAGIVEPGELRGWRTSSVSLKGWRHVPPNARKIRDLIDGLETFAAESEIDPVTRAFLVHLEFVTIHPFLDGNGRLGRLLMNLELLSGGLPWVTVRADERNAFFRAIESAQVDNDTEPFIRYLWHLLRQSIHDMENSVKQKRGGARRRK, encoded by the coding sequence ATGGCTGGTTCACCACGCAAGCGAACGGCTCCCGACAAGGCCGGGCGCAGGTCCACTCCGGCGGAGGATGCCAGAAAATGGTGGGGCCGGCACGCCAGGGCCCATCGCTATGTCGTTTCATCAGCCGAAGCACCCTCGGCTGGCGTCGCAACGGTGTTGCGGCAGGAAGGCCTTGTAATGGAAGTTGCCGGCCGACGCACGTGGATCCTTGTCCCTCAGCCTCCTCAGGATCGGCGAGCGGTTTTTCTGTCCAACTATTGGCCGGTAGTGGAAAATGTATTGACCCGCTACAACCCGTCAGCCGTAGTGGGCCTCGAAGCCGTGAAACTGCACCTCGGCGACTTCACCGCGCCCGACATACTTCCGGTTCAGCAGGGTGCGAACCGAAGCGAGTATCTCCTCGAGCTCGAGCCGGGGTTCTCACTTCGGTTGAGACCGCGCGATATCACCGGCGTGAAGGCTCAGGAGCTGGAGGCACCCGGCGGAGCGAGAATTCGCGTTCTGTGCGCGGCCGATCTTCTCGCGACGCTGGATGAGCCTGAGGTGGCCGATGGAGTCGAGCCCGTCACGGCCTGGCTGCGCCACCTGGTGATTCGCACTCCGGACCTCGAACGAGCGACCAGCGAATGGCCACGTCCTCAGGTGCTCCGGCGACTCGCTGATGTATCTGCAGCAATAGACAACAAGCCGCTCGCAAGACAACTGGACGCAGCCGCTCGCCGAATTTCCACACGCTCGGCGCCTCCTTCGCGGACGGGCGTCGGAAGCCGGATCATCATTCCACCCGCAATCCTTGCACAGCCGCGAGCATCGGGATCGCCGTGGCTCGACGAGCAGGCAATGCGCCTCGAGCGGCAGAGTGCGGACATATCGAAGCTTCTCGGGTCACGGATCGCTGCGCTCCCTTCATTCAGGCTTCAGCACCTGATTGCGAACGCTGTCCAGTCGAAGGCATATGACGCCTATCACAGCACGACGATGGAGGGCTATCGCATATCGCTGGATGTAGTCGATGCCATTGTGCGCGGCGATCCACCACAGGACGGGCCACAGGACGAGACAAGCCTGAGAGCGGCCATGGCCGTACAGGGTTACTCCGTTGCCTTCGACAGCGTGCTCGTGCGTGCGAAGAACCGCTCGCCGGTTACCGGCTCACTGATCCTGGACTTGTACGAGGATCTTTTCCGGCCGTCCGTGGATGCGGGAATAGTCGAGCCTGGTGAGCTGAGAGGATGGCGCACCAGCTCTGTCTCTCTCAAAGGCTGGCGCCATGTTCCGCCGAATGCGCGAAAGATCCGTGATCTGATAGATGGCTTGGAGACATTTGCCGCAGAATCAGAAATTGACCCAGTGACACGAGCGTTCCTCGTGCATCTGGAATTCGTGACCATTCATCCTTTCCTCGACGGCAATGGGCGGCTTGGACGGTTGCTGATGAATCTCGAGCTGCTTTCCGGCGGATTGCCGTGGGTGACGGTTCGAGCGGATGAGCGGAATGCGTTCTTCCGGGCGATCGAGAGCGCACAGGTGGACAATGACACTGAACCGTTCATCCGGTATCTCTGGCATCTGCTTCGCCAATCCATTCACGATATGGAGAACAGCGTGAAGCAGAAACGGGGCGGCGCACGCAGACGAAAATGA